In Erigeron canadensis voucher CCANA20171209 chloroplast, complete genome, one DNA window encodes the following:
- the rps15 gene encoding ribosomal protein S15, with product MVKNSFISIILQEQEENKENSGSVEFQVVSFTNKIRRLTSHLELHKKDYLSQRGLRKILGKRQRLLAYLSKKNRARYKELIGQLNIRERKTR from the coding sequence ATGGTAAAAAATTCATTTATTTCAATTATTTTGCAAGAACAAGAAGAAAACAAAGAAAACAGTGGATCTGTTGAATTTCAAGTAGTAAGTTTCACCAACAAGATACGAAGACTTACTTCACATTTGGAATTGCACAAAAAAGATTATTTATCTCAGAGAGGTCTGCGGAAAATTCTGGGAAAACGTCAACGGCTACTGGCTTATTTGTCAAAAAAAAATAGAGCACGTTATAAAGAATTAATAGGGCAGTTGAATATTCGAGAGAGAAAAACTCGTTAA